Proteins encoded by one window of Rhodamnia argentea isolate NSW1041297 chromosome 6, ASM2092103v1, whole genome shotgun sequence:
- the LOC115726115 gene encoding AMSH-like ubiquitin thioesterase 2, which produces MDPTYQRETAYRCHHVHVRSVTQSFPSRALSFIEDSTQERHLSRVKGSECESAHSNSRKNLHISAHLMEEFLELAKENTDKDLETCGVLGAFLDKGILYVTTLIIPKQESTSNSCLAKNEEEVFAIQHEHSLIPVGWIHTHPSQSCFLSSIDLHTQYSYQVMEPEAFAIVVAPTDASRNYGIFRLSEPGGMNVLRECRETGFHTHRETADGAPIYEHCANVYTNSNLRFEVFDLR; this is translated from the exons ATGGATCCTACATATCAAAG AGAAACGGCTTACAGATGCCATCATGTTCATGTTCGTTCGGTGACTCAATCATTTCCTTCTCGTGCACTGTCCTTCATAGAAGACTCGACTCAAGAAAGGCATCTTTCACGTGTTAAGGGTTCTGAGTGCGAGAGTGCGCATTCAAATTCCCGGAAAAATTTGCACATA TCCGCACATCTGATGGAGGAATTCCTTGAACTCGCCAAGGAAAACACGGATAAGGATCTGGAAACCTGTGGCGTCCTTGGTGCTTTCCTT GATAAGGGCATTCTATATGTGACAACTTTGATCATACCCAAACAGGAATCAACTTCCAATTCA TGTCTGGCTAAGAATGAGGAGGAAGTTTTTGCAATACAACATGAACACTCGCTGATTCCGGTTGGATGGATCCAT ACACACCCGTCTCAGAGCTGTTTCTTGTCATCGATTGACTTGCACACTCAGTATTCATATCAG GTCATGGAACCTGAAGCATTTGCAATTGTTGTGGCTCCAACTGATGCATCAAG GAACTACGGCATATTCCGGCTATCCGAACCTGGTGGGATGAACGTCCTGAGAGAGTGCCGAGAAACGGGATTTCACACTCACAGGGAAACTGCCGATGGAGCGCCTATCTATGAGCACTGCGCTAATGTCTACACAAACTCGAATCTGAGATTCGAAGTTTTCGACTTGCGATAA
- the LOC115726130 gene encoding uncharacterized protein LOC115726130, with amino-acid sequence MSSQLQQQQQPTPTTTQQPLLMNPYNVPGQPPPVSRTHSDGSFGGVFIVLAVIVLVSAVACCLGRFCGRQKPKGAGKKHAVAAAARPRKESDIEFGFDHKKIRTANRPVRYGEYKGNNNSKPGLDGGFVFDFEKGSKMMPPNDYDGEPPVGP; translated from the coding sequence ATGTCATCACAActacagcagcagcagcagccaaCCCCAACCACCACCCAGCAGCCTCTCCTGATGAACCCCTACAATGTCCCGGGTCAGCCACCGCCCGTGTCCCGGACCCACTCCGACGGGTCTTTCGGGGGGGTCTTCATAGTGCTCGCCGTGATAGTCCTGGTGTCCGCCGTGGCTTGCTGCCTTGGCCGGTTCTGCGGTCGCCAGAAGCCAAAGGGAGCGGGCAAGAAACACGCAGTGGCTGCCGCCGCTCGGCCCCGCAAGGAGAGTGATATCGAGTTCGGGTTCGATCACAAGAAGATCCGGACGGCCAATAGGCCGGTCAGGTATGGAGAGTACAAAGGGAACAACAACAGTAAGCCAGGTTTAGATGGTGGTTTTGTCTTCGACTTCGAGAAAGGAAGCAAGATGATGCCTCCTAATGACTACGATGGCGAGCCCCCGGTCGGGCCATGA
- the LOC115725969 gene encoding proline-rich receptor-like protein kinase PERK13, which yields MSISGAPGPSNSTSAPFNLTSTQDGSTPVSPPSPLTSSSPASANDSNGSLSVAAPPPSSTSPPAVPPPSPPPPSSNSSASSPPSNASVSPPSPPPPSSSPPKPSAPPQTTPPPKASPPPAPTSNLGSSPPSPPPPPPTSPPPSPQQSSTPSGSPPTSDQLSPPPPPAPVSGTGAVPVPAISPPLPTSSIGLSPPIASNSPPPVPSASGSPPTTPTSSTPTRTSGSTPPSQTSSRLPSSTSNSSSGGSSTSSGSTTTAVGVAVGGVFVIALVALVFLVTRRRKRKEGAFASQYVPPTSFSMQSDKYYYGQQAHMKGVTGQSGPYYASQAQNSSIENGYGSQKGGNMYHGGGPDSGVIASSKSFFTYEELMEITNGFSRQNIIGEGGFGCVYKGWLPDGKVVAVKQLKAGSGQGDREFRAEVEIISRVHHRHLVSLVGYSIAENQRLLIYEFVPNQTLEHHLHEKGLPALEWTKRVKIALGSAKGLAYLHEDCHLKIIHRDIKSANILLDDAFEAQVADFGLAKLTNDANTHVSTRVMGTFGYLAPEYASSGKLTDRSDVFSFGVVLLELITGRKPVDATQPLGDESLVEWARPLLIRALETGDLSEVVDPRLEKCYVEGEMLRMIEAAAACTRHSAAKRPRMVQVVRALDTDGDMSDLTNGVKYGQSTMYDSGQYNEDIMRFRRMALGSGNSSDYGPYSGDYSSREVSGDQKIPWKSQDSSSDFTSGESETRAMNPLHSGKRFPGAPGSHGVRRFG from the exons ATGTCTATCTCAGGAGCGCCCGGTCCTTCAAATTCGACCTCCGCCCCATTTAACTTAACTTCAACCCAAGACGGTTCCACTCCCGTCTCTCCGCCGTCGCCACTGACCTCCTCCTCCCCTGCATCTGCCAATGACTCCAACGGGTCATTGTCGGTTGCAGCGCCGCCGCCCAGTTCGACTTCCCCACCCGCTGTGCCACCGCCGTCTCCGCCGCCGCCTAGTTCCAACTCATCCGCCTCCTCGCCTCCTTCCAATGCGAGCGTTTCACCTCCTAGTCCCCCACCACCATCGAGTTCCCCACCAAAGCCCTCGGCACCTCCCCAAACAACACCGCCTCCTAAAGCTTCCCCGCCACCAGCACCTACGTCTAATTTGGGTTCCTCACCACCTTCTCCGCCACCCCCACCTCCAACATCTCCGCCTCCCTCCCCTCAGCAATCTTCGACTCCGTCCGGATCACCTCCAACCTCTGACCAGCTTTCACCTCCTCCGCCTCCCGCACCGGTGAGTGGCACAGGTGCAGTTCCAGTACCAGCTATCAGTCCCCCTCTGCCGACTTCCAGTATCGGACTGTCTCCACCAATAGCATCTAATTCCCCTCCACCGGTTCCTTCAGCTAGCGGGTCGCCACCCACAACACCGACCAGTTCGACCCCCACAAGAACATCCGGGTCAACTCCTCCATCTCAAACATCTAGTAGACTTCCGAGTTCCACCAGCAATTCCAGTTCAGGAGGATCAAGCACATCCTCTGGAAGCACTACCACTGCTGTCGGCGTGGCTGTTGGCGGAGTTTTTGTCATCGCACTTGTCGCTTTGGTTTTCTTAGTTACCAGgcggagaaagagaaaagagggcGCTTTTGCCTCGCAGTATGTCCCGCCCACTAGCTTCTCAATGCAATCAG ATAAATATTACTATGGGCAGCAAGCGCATATGAAGGGTGTAACAGGCCAATCAGGTCCCTACTATGCATCGCAAGCCCAGAATTCATCTATCGAAAATGGCTACGGGAGTCAGAAGGGAGGGAACATGTACCACGGAGGTGGACCAGACTCCGGTGTAATAGCAAGttccaagagcttcttcacttATGAAGAATTGATGGAAATAACCAATGGATTTTCTCGTCAAAACATCATTGGCGAGGGTGGCTTTGGGTGCGTTTACAAGGGTTGGCTGCCGGATGGGAAAGTAGTTGCTGTCAAGCAGCTCAAGGCAGGCAGTGGCCAGGGGGACAGGGAATTCAGGGCTGAAGTAGAGATTATCAGTAGGGTTCATCATCGGCATTTGGTGTCTTTGGTGGGCTATTCCATTGCCGAGAACCAGAGGTTGCTTATATACGAATTCGTCCCCAACCAAACTCTTGAGCACCATTTGCACG AGAAAGGATTGCCAGCTCTGGAATGGACCAAAAGAGTCAAGATCGCCCTCGGCTCTGCAAAGGGTCTGGCATACCTACACGAAGATT GCCATCTAAAGATTATCCACCGAGACATTAAGTCAGCAAACATTCTGTTGGATGATGCCTTTGAAGCACAG GTAGCAGATTTTGGACTTGCCAAACTAACGAACGACGCTAATACTCATGTATCCACAAGAGTCATGGGGACATTTGG GTACCTGGCACCGGAGTATGCATCTAGCGGGAAACTGACTGATAGATCAGATGTTTTCTCCTTTGGGGTTGTGCTTTTAGAGCTCATCACTGGCCGTAAACCTGTTGATGCAACTCAGCCTTTGGGTGATGAAAGTTTGGTTGAGTGG GCTCGTCCGTTGCTAATCCGAGCCCTTGAAACTGGGGACTTGAGCGAGGTAGTGGATCCCCGGCTAGAGAAGTGTTATGTGGAGGGTGAAATGCTCAGAATGATTGAGGCAGCCGCAGCTTGTACACGCCATTCTGCTGCAAAGAGGCCTCGCATGGTTCAG GTTGTAAGAGCACTCGACACTGATGGCGATATGTCTGATCTGACAAACGGGGTGAAATATGGTCAGAGCACCATGTATGATTCAGGCCAGTATAATGAAGACATAATGAGATTCAGAAGGATGGCTCTTGGCAGCGGCAATAGCTCGGACTATGGACCATACAGTGGAGATTACAGCTCTAGAGAGGTTTCTGGGGATCAAAAGATTCCGTGGAAGTCTCAGGACAGTTCGAGCGACTTCACGAGTGGTGAATCTGAGACTCGAGCTATGAACCCACTACACTCAGGGAAGCGATTTCCTGGGGCCCCAGGGAGTCATGGCGTGCGCAGGTTTGGTTGA
- the LOC115756340 gene encoding uncharacterized protein LOC115756340, protein MEVYQAVSVSSSFSPHYSAAKSESFDKLAEDFEATLDISDGKPDGSDTVTETAEQEPQLEEEDEEDGDSDFEFACLIPGGSPVSADDVFDNGQIRPFFPLFNRDLVFADSEPGPSLSPSVLRPPMKKVFAEAGVGGGADEPRGTYCEWTARIIEETPPSPGSCRKSNSTGSSKLWRFRDLLPRSNSDGRDAVVMLSPPADAKPSDRGVEKARRSTEKAVERKEAKVEEAKKGKAKAKGKTTAPSAHEKHYVKSRAAKESEKRKSYLPYRRDLLGLGFFTSVNGLSKNLHPF, encoded by the coding sequence ATGGAGGTGTATCAGGCCGTGTCCGTCTCTTCCTCCTTCAGTCCTCATTACTCGGCCGCCAAGTCGGAGTCTTTCGACAAGTTGGCCGAGGATTTCGAGGCGACGCTCGACATCTCCGACGGCAAGCCTGATGGGTCTGATACCGTAACCGAAACTGCAGAGCAAGAGCCGCagctcgaggaagaagacgaagaagacggGGATTCGGACTTCGAGTTCGCTTGCCTCATCCCGGGAGGTTCGCCGGTCTCGGCCGACGACGTCTTCGACAACGGCCAGATCCGCccgttttttcctctcttcaacCGAGACCTTGTCTTCGCCGACTCCGAGCCAGGCCCTTCGCTGTCGCCGTCGGTTCTCCGGCCTCCTATGAAGAAGGTGTTCGCCGAAGCGGGCGTCGGTGGCGGGGCGGACGAGCCGCGGGGGACGTACTGCGAGTGGACGGCGAGGATCATTGAGGAGACGCCTCCCTCGCCGGGGAGCTGCCGGAAGAGTAACTCGACCGGATCCTCGAAGCTGTGGCGGTTCCGGGACTTGTTGCCGAGGAGCAACAGCGACGGCAGGGACGCCGTCGTGATGCTGAGCCCTCCTGCCGACGCAAAGCCGAGCGATCGCGGCGTCGAGAAGGCAAGGAGGTCGACAGAGAAGGCCGTGGAGAGGAAAGAGGCGAAGGTCGAGGAGGCGAAGAAAGGGAAGGCGAAGGCGAAGGGCAAGACGACGGCGCCGTCGGCGCACGAGAAGCACTACGTGAAGAGCAGGGCCGCGAAGGAGTCGGAGAAACGCAAGTCGTACTTGCCGTACCGGCGAGACCTGCTCGGGCTTGGGTTCTTCACCAGTGTCAATGGGTTGAGCAAGAATCTGCACCCATTTTGA